In Candidatus Cloacimonadota bacterium, the DNA window TTACCAAGATATTCTTTATCTACTTCAGCCCAGACTCCCATAGAATCAATCAAGGTTCCATCTAAATCAAAGATTACAGCTTCTATTTTCATCTGAAAATACCTCACCCAGAGATGCAGAGTTCGCAGAGAAAATCTGATAACTCTACTGAAAATCTCTTTACCACAAAGAGCACAAAGAAAATAAATATACACCCTCATTCCCAAGTCCTCCCCAATTGTCACTCTCATTCCCAAGCCCCAGCTTGGGAATGCTTAAGGCAAGCACTCCAAATAATATATATATGTTTATTTATGTTTCTGTCAACTTGGCTCTGATTTTTGCACTTAGCATGTCCATTATCCAGACTACTAAAGCAATAAGCCATATAAGTATTCCTACATTATGCCAGCGAAGAAGCTGTTGCTGTTGTAGAAGAAGTAGACCTATTCCTCCGCCTCCGACAAATCCAACAATTGTTGCCATCCGAACATTAATATCCCACCTGTAGATTGTAAATGCAAGATATGGAGAAATAATTTGTGGAATAATTGCATATATCCAGGTTTGTAATGTGCTGGCTCCAGTTGCTTTGATTGCTTCTACTGGACCTGTGTCTATATTTTCAATCTGTTCTGAATACAACTTTGTAAGAGCAGCAATTGAATGTATCATCAAAGCAAGCATTCCTGCAAAAGGTCCAATGCCTACCCATACACTGAAAATTATCGCCCATACAAGAGCTTCAATAGAGCGAAATATTGTCGCAATAGTTCTAACAATAACATAAACAGTATTTCCAATAAATGTCTTTGGCATCAGGTTTCGTGCAGCAAAAAAACTTAATACAAAAGCAAAAGGGATTGCAAACACTGTAGCAAGTAAGGCTAAATAAATCGTTTCGGCAAGTGCTGTTAGACTCATTGTGAGAATATCAAAATTTGGGTCAAAAATTCCTGACATTATGCCGCCAGCATTTTTGAACTGCATAAAGAATTTAATAAAGTCAACTTCAACCAGGTTCCATCCGACAACAAAGGTTACTAACAAACCGGTAACAATAAACCAGCCCCAAAAACTTTTGAACCATTTATGAATAGTTCGTCTTGATGGGAAAAATGCTTTTCTGCCAAGAGAATTTCCAATGAAAAAGAACAAAATTGTAAAAATGAATACACCTAAACCAATAAACTTATTGTCTATACGAAAGTTAAACCATCTATACGCAAGAAAGCAAAGACAACCAAAGATGTAAACCCAGAACAGCAAATCAAGTATAATTGCTTTAAATATAGATTTTATTTTATTATATCTTTTCATCGGATTTTCACTTCTTCAGTTTCTTCCCCATAGATTTCTTTAAATCGTTTATCGTCAATATCAGTTGGTCTTCCGTCAAAAACAATTTCACCATCTTTCAAAGCCACAACCCTTGTACCATATTTTCTTGCTAAACTTAAAAAATGCAGAGAGCAAATCACAGTCATATTATCTTTTTTATTTAATTCGCCTAAATATTTCATAACAGAGTCAGCTGTGGCTGGGTCTAAACTTGCGACAGGTTCATCAGCTAAGATAAGACGAGGATTTTGCATTAAAGCCCTTGCTATTGCGACTCTTTGTTGCTGTCCACCACTTAAATTTTTTATCTTTTTATTACTAAAATCTCTTAGACCAACTCGCTTAAGATTTTCCAATGCAAATTTTACATCATCTTTATGGCGGCTAAATGTTATTGAATGACCGAGTGAAACATAACCAAGCCTGCCTGTAAGAACATTTGTTAATGCACTGAGATTTTTTATCAAATTAAACTGCTGAAAAATCATTCCAATATGTCTACGAATTCGTCTAAGGTTTTTGCCCTCAGCTTTAACAACATCCTCATTGTTAATGATAATGTCTCCAGAAGTTGACTCAATTAATTTGTTCAAACAGCGTAGAAGTGTTGATTTACCAGAGCCAGATAATCCAAGAATGATTAAAAATTCACCCTCTTTAACAGTTAGATTTATACCTTTTAAAGCGTGAGTTCCACCTGAATAAATTTTGTGTAGGTCTCTTATTTTTACGATGTTTTTCATTTAATAAGGTTTGATGCATCAACTTCAAGGGTTTTCAGAGCTTCTCTTACTACATCATAATCAGAATCATTTGCTCGGACAAAATTATCAATATCCAAAAGTCTCACTAATGTTTCGTGTCCTTCTTTTGTATTGGCAAAGTTTAAAAGCGCTTGAATAATTTTTTCTTTCATCCCAGGAGGAAAACCTTTTCTAAAAGTAACAGTATCGTTTGGGATCCAGTCCGTATAACCAATTATTTTTGTTTTTTTGATAACATCAGGATATGTATCCATGACAGCTCTACGAGCATCACGTACCATACCATCCTTACCAGGTGGAGCCCAAAAAGTGCAACCTACATCAGCGGTTCCTTGATATACAGCTAAGATTGCTTGAGGATGTCCACCAGCAAAAAAACTTCTTCTTGGCTTAACCTCTTTTTGTTTTAAAATCGCTGAAGGATAAATATAACCTGACGCTGAAGCAGCGTCAGTATAAGCAATTATTTTACCATTAATATCCTCAATAGTATTAATGTCGCTATCAGTTAGTGCAACAAATTGCCCGCGGTATTTTTCAAGACCTTTACGAACTACTGTAAGAGCTACCTCTGCATCAAACTTTTCATTTGCTAAAACATAAGCAAAGGTTGCCAGCCAGGCAATATCAGTTTCTTTTGTTCCCATTGCTTCTATAACCGAAGCGTAACTTGTGGGAACTGCTACTTTGAAGTGATAACCAGTTTCTTTTGTTAAAAAGTCAGCCACTGCTGTCCCGCTCGTTACAATTTTTCCAGCTTCCATTGAAGGAACGAAATACATTTTTATAGGATTCTTTTTTGAACCTAATGGAGCTTGCTTAGCACATCCAGAAAAAATGATTATCAGTATAATGAATAGTCCAAAATATTTCTTGAACATAATATTACACTCCTTTTTGGGAAATTTTCTTAAGATAAGATTTGGCAATTTAATTTTTCTATGTCAATTAAATTGGGAAAAATTAAATTCTTTAACCATTGCAAAGGGTTTTTAAAGTTTAAGTATGGACACTAATTAAGAGAATTCGTATTCTTGTTAGTAAAATATAAATAAAAATATTCAGCATTCACCTTTTTCTAAAATCAAAATTCTTTACAGAATTTGTAAGCATGATAATGAATTGTCTTAATATTCTTAAATATAATTAATAGTGATAACTGACCATTATGTAATATAAAATAAGTATATGAGGTTTTGACGAAAGGAAAGAATGGTAAAATATTTATTTTTTGGATTTTACGCTTTATTCCTATTAGGTATTGGAATATATGGGATGAAGCGGACAAAGACATTCAGTGATTTTTTCTTAGGGTCAAGAGCAATAGGACCGTGGCTTTCGGCATTTACTTATGGAACTGCATATTTTAGTGCTGTAATTTTTGTTGGCTTTGCAGGCAAAATTGGGTGGGGATTTGGATATTCCGCCTTATGGGTTGCAATTGGAAATGCGTTAATCGGAACTTTATTTGTTTGGGCTGTTATGGGGAAAAGAATCCGTAAGGCATCTATAGAAATGAATGCTTATACAATGCCCGAATTTTTACAAGTAAGGTATAAATCAAATTTTTTAAAGATTTTTACTGCTGTAGCAATTTTCGTCTTTCTTGTTCCTTATGCTGCGTCTGTATTTATGGGACTCAGTTATCTTTTTGAAATCAATTTTAATATTAAATTTGAGTATATTCTCATTCTTATGGCAGTATTAATCAGTCTATATATGATTTTAGGTGGTTTTAAATCAGTAGTTTTGGTTGATGTAATTCAAGGCACAATAATGATTGTTGGTGTAATTCTTCTTGTTTATTTTTCAATAAAAAACGGTGGAGGTTTACCAGCAATAACAAATAAACTAAACAACATAAATCCAAAACTTTCTCAAGTGATTGGACCTCCTGGATTTTTCCCGCTTTTATTTATAGTAATTATTACAAGTGTTGCTCCACTTGCAATGCCACAATTGGTTCAAAAATTCTATTCAATAAAAGATGATAGGTCAATAAAAAGTGGGACAGTAATTTGTACGATTTTCGCAATCGTAGTTGCCGGTTCAGCATATTTTTTCGGCTCTTTGACAAGAGTGTTTCTCTCTCCTCAAACTCATCCAGAAATCTTTGCTGACAAAATACATTTTGTTGATAAATTAGTTCCAATGTTAATAAGAACAGTTATTCCACAAGGATTGAACTTTGTAATACTTTTATTAGTGCTTTCTGCATCAATGTCTACATTAGCAGCATTAGTTCTTGTATCAAGTTCATCTATTGTGAAGGATTTATATCATGGATTTGTTAAACCCAAAGCATCAGATAAAAAACTGAACTTATTGATGAGAATTATGTGTGCAGTTTTTATATTAGCTTCTGTATTCATCACTCTTTTAAGACCAGCAGTAATATTAACATTATTAGTAATTTCATGGGGTGCAATTGCAGCTGTTTTCTTGTCTCCTTTTATATATGGTTTATTCTGGAAAAAGGCAAGTAAAATCGCTGCTGAAATATCATCTGTTTTGGGGCTTGTCATAACACTGACATTATTTTTTATTTTGCCAAGAAATCAAATCCCATTTATTGCGACATTAGGTATGGGTGTACCAATGATTACATTTCCATTAATCGTTTGGGTTACAAGAAAAGAAGATAACAATTCTAAATGTAAAGAGGTTCTATGAATATAGCTTCAATAATTACTGGCATTATTATTTTAATTTTAGGCTTGGATGCTGTTGCCCAAAGAGTGAATCAAATTGGAAGGAAAAGAGTATTAAAAATATCCTATACAGCAATGGGTTTTGCTGCTGTTGTATTAGTTCTGGTTTTTCTATTTGGTGACAAATCTTATAAAAATTTTACTATAAATTGGGGGATAACAATCCTAATTACAGCTTTCTGGATTGTTAATATTCTTCCTTTAATGTTTCAAGCAAGTAAAAGCAGGTCTGCTGTTTTGACCAAACTAAAAACAAAGAATAAAAGTAGTAAATCAAGAAATAAAAAGAAAAGAAAAAGAAAGTAAAAATAAATGGTCATAACGCTTCGCTGCTAAAACGCTACGCTGTCATAATGGCTAAAGCCGTCATAAATGGTCAAAACGCTTCAGGCTACGGCCAGTCTTGGCTCCCGATGCGTCGGGAGACAGGCGCCCAGACGAGTCGCTGTCAAATGGTCAAACCACTTACTCTGTCATAACATAATAGCATTTGACGAGCTGAAGGCTCTTATGACCATTTTTGACTATTTATGACGATTCGCCAATTGGCGAATCATATGACCACATTTGACATCTTTGCACTTGCTATCGCATCAATATCATCTTCTTCGTCACAGAGTTATCTCCATAAATGAGCTTATAAAAATACACTCCTGGACTTACTTTATTCCCCTTCTCATCAGTCCCATCCCACACTATATCTGTCTTTACCCAGAAATTATCTCTCTTGCCATCATAAGTTTTTATAAGTTGCCCTTTTGCATTGTAGATTGATAATTTGTAATCTTTTATTCTTTCATAATCTGAGGAGATAAATGTTATTGTGGTAAATGAACTGAATGGATTAGGCTTATTCTGGAAAAGATATAATTTATTTATAAATGATGTATCTGGCTCATCTATTCCCTGTCCTTGCCATTCATAAGCTCCTATATCTATTATTCCATTGTATATTCTTGGTTGTCCAGCTAGGTCCAATTCTGGTAAGTTTAATCCAGTAGTATCTGGATTGCCAGCATCTATGCAGGGAGAACCTGGTAATAACTCATAACTGAATGGGTCTCCTCCAACAAATTGTGGAATAGAATCTATGTTGCCTTCAAGCCAGTTAATTGTGCCATTGTTGTTAGTATTTATTGCATTTATACTATCTTCAATATTTGTGTATGAAATGGTGACGGTATTAGGGTCACCCTGATAGTAAAACCAAATTTCATCTTCCGCAGGATTCCGCAAAATACAATTGATTAGAGTTACATTTGTGCGCCATGTTTGATTTATTACCCCTTTTGAACAATTTGAATTGTCACATATTGTGCAATTTATTAAGATTGGTCCTTCATCATAAAATCCGTTATATACACCAATCCCACTGGTTTCAAAATCACTATTATTAACAATTTTTGTGTTAATCAATATAGGATTGGATTGTGCCACACAGCTGATTGCTCCGAATCCACTCTCTTCAGGATTAATATTATTATCTTCTATAATACAATTTATAAACACAGGATTACTATTGTCATGTATTGAAATAGGTGAGTCATTCAAAAGCACTGAAGGATTTCCTCTTACAGTTACATTTTCAAATATAGGATTGGAATTATCCGAACAAAAAATACATGAGCCCATATAGGCAAAGTAATTTTTAATGATTATATTTTTTATTATTGGGTTTGAATTAGTTTTGATATACATTGCTCCACCAAATCGTGAACTTCCATTTTGTAAAGTCATATTTTCTATTAAAAGGTTATCATCATTACAGGCAACAATAAAATTACTTAGTTCTTCTCCATCAAAAATAGTGGTTTCTTCATTTTCACCAATTATTGAAATATATTCTTTACAGTTTAGGGCAAATTTTTCTCCTGTCAAAGAAGGTGAATAGATGCCACTTGTTACATGTATAGTATTTGAATTAAGACTATCTGAAACAATAAGGTTTAAAGCATAAGCTATAGTTTTAAGTGCTTCGTATGGAGTTAATCCGCTATTATTATTATTTCCATCAGGACTCACATATAAATCCTGATTGACTGGAGTAATTTTACTGTGTAAGATATTGAAGGTAAGATTGCCTGGTCCACGATTATAAGCGAAATGTGAATTCGGCTCAAGTACAGTAAAAGTATCTACAATAACATCAATATCTGGCGTTTCAAATATGTTTATATCACATCCCCGTCCAGCATAATTATTATACATATTGCAATGATGATTACTACTAAATTTTATGAATGATTCAAATAGATTTATGCCACCCCCAGAAATATAAGCATGGTTATCACATATGTTTGCATTTTCTAAAATGGCTTGACCATTGTCTATAGCAATTCCACCGCCAATATCTGCTTGGTTATTTTTAATAATACAGCTGTTTATTTTTGATTCTGA includes these proteins:
- the phnE gene encoding phosphonate ABC transporter, permease protein PhnE; this translates as MKRYNKIKSIFKAIILDLLFWVYIFGCLCFLAYRWFNFRIDNKFIGLGVFIFTILFFFIGNSLGRKAFFPSRRTIHKWFKSFWGWFIVTGLLVTFVVGWNLVEVDFIKFFMQFKNAGGIMSGIFDPNFDILTMSLTALAETIYLALLATVFAIPFAFVLSFFAARNLMPKTFIGNTVYVIVRTIATIFRSIEALVWAIIFSVWVGIGPFAGMLALMIHSIAALTKLYSEQIENIDTGPVEAIKATGASTLQTWIYAIIPQIISPYLAFTIYRWDINVRMATIVGFVGGGGIGLLLLQQQQLLRWHNVGILIWLIALVVWIMDMLSAKIRAKLTET
- the phnC gene encoding phosphonate ABC transporter ATP-binding protein, translated to MKNIVKIRDLHKIYSGGTHALKGINLTVKEGEFLIILGLSGSGKSTLLRCLNKLIESTSGDIIINNEDVVKAEGKNLRRIRRHIGMIFQQFNLIKNLSALTNVLTGRLGYVSLGHSITFSRHKDDVKFALENLKRVGLRDFSNKKIKNLSGGQQQRVAIARALMQNPRLILADEPVASLDPATADSVMKYLGELNKKDNMTVICSLHFLSLARKYGTRVVALKDGEIVFDGRPTDIDDKRFKEIYGEETEEVKIR
- a CDS encoding phosphate/phosphite/phosphonate ABC transporter substrate-binding protein produces the protein MFKKYFGLFIILIIIFSGCAKQAPLGSKKNPIKMYFVPSMEAGKIVTSGTAVADFLTKETGYHFKVAVPTSYASVIEAMGTKETDIAWLATFAYVLANEKFDAEVALTVVRKGLEKYRGQFVALTDSDINTIEDINGKIIAYTDAASASGYIYPSAILKQKEVKPRRSFFAGGHPQAILAVYQGTADVGCTFWAPPGKDGMVRDARRAVMDTYPDVIKKTKIIGYTDWIPNDTVTFRKGFPPGMKEKIIQALLNFANTKEGHETLVRLLDIDNFVRANDSDYDVVREALKTLEVDASNLIK
- a CDS encoding sodium/solute symporter (Members of the Solute:Sodium Symporter (SSS), TC 2.A.21 as described in tcdb.org, catalyze solute:Na+ symport. Known solutes for members of the family include sugars, amino acids, nucleosides, inositols, vitamins, urea or anions, depending on the system.); protein product: MVKYLFFGFYALFLLGIGIYGMKRTKTFSDFFLGSRAIGPWLSAFTYGTAYFSAVIFVGFAGKIGWGFGYSALWVAIGNALIGTLFVWAVMGKRIRKASIEMNAYTMPEFLQVRYKSNFLKIFTAVAIFVFLVPYAASVFMGLSYLFEINFNIKFEYILILMAVLISLYMILGGFKSVVLVDVIQGTIMIVGVILLVYFSIKNGGGLPAITNKLNNINPKLSQVIGPPGFFPLLFIVIITSVAPLAMPQLVQKFYSIKDDRSIKSGTVICTIFAIVVAGSAYFFGSLTRVFLSPQTHPEIFADKIHFVDKLVPMLIRTVIPQGLNFVILLLVLSASMSTLAALVLVSSSSIVKDLYHGFVKPKASDKKLNLLMRIMCAVFILASVFITLLRPAVILTLLVISWGAIAAVFLSPFIYGLFWKKASKIAAEISSVLGLVITLTLFFILPRNQIPFIATLGMGVPMITFPLIVWVTRKEDNNSKCKEVL
- a CDS encoding choice-of-anchor Q domain-containing protein — its product is YQTIIDGNHNGSVVTFESGEDTTAVLCGFTIQNGSGIYYHTVILGGGIFIKNSESKINSCIIKNNQADIGGGIAIDNGQAILENANICDNHAYISGGGINLFESFIKFSSNHHCNMYNNYAGRGCDINIFETPDIDVIVDTFTVLEPNSHFAYNRGPGNLTFNILHSKITPVNQDLYVSPDGNNNNSGLTPYEALKTIAYALNLIVSDSLNSNTIHVTSGIYSPSLTGEKFALNCKEYISIIGENEETTIFDGEELSNFIVACNDDNLLIENMTLQNGSSRFGGAMYIKTNSNPIIKNIIIKNYFAYMGSCIFCSDNSNPIFENVTVRGNPSVLLNDSPISIHDNSNPVFINCIIEDNNINPEESGFGAISCVAQSNPILINTKIVNNSDFETSGIGVYNGFYDEGPILINCTICDNSNCSKGVINQTWRTNVTLINCILRNPAEDEIWFYYQGDPNTVTISYTNIEDSINAINTNNNGTINWLEGNIDSIPQFVGGDPFSYELLPGSPCIDAGNPDTTGLNLPELDLAGQPRIYNGIIDIGAYEWQGQGIDEPDTSFINKLYLFQNKPNPFSSFTTITFISSDYERIKDYKLSIYNAKGQLIKTYDGKRDNFWVKTDIVWDGTDEKGNKVSPGVYFYKLIYGDNSVTKKMILMR